The Haloterrigena turkmenica DSM 5511 genome includes the window CGATCGGCAGCCGGCTGAACAGCCGTTCGACGATCTTCGGACCGCCGGTCGAGGCACCGAGGACGACGACCGGATCGGCCGCGTACTCGCCCTCGAGTTCGACCGGCGGGAAGTCGTCGATCTCGGTTCCGGTGTCGGCGCGGCGCCCGACCGCCGGACGGTCCGGCGACGCTCGGGGACCCCCGCCGGAGCCGCCCTGCGAATCGCTTCCGGAGCCGGCGACCGCCCGGCCGGCGGCCGCCTCCTGGTTGGATCGCGTCGCGTATGCGGAGGCGGACGCGCGAGCGAGTGCGATCGACGAGACGTTCGCGTCGGCGAGTTCGTCGACTTTCGCGACGACGTCGTCGCGAAGGTCGGTGACGGTTCGTCCGTCGGCTCCGTCGGGTTTGTGAAGGAAATCGACGGCGCCGCGCTCGAGCGCGTCGAGCGTGGCTTCCGTCCCCTCCTCAGTGTGAACGCTGAGCATGAGAATCAGCGTCGGGTTCGTCGCCATGATTCGCTCGACGGCATCGATACCGCCGAGCTTCGGCATTTCGACGTCCATCGTGACGACGTCCGGGTCGTACGCCGCCACCGCTTCGATCGCTTCCGAACCGTTCGTGGCCGTCTCGACCTCGTAGCCAGCCTCGGTAAGCGCGTTGCCGATGACTGTCCGCATAAACCCCGAGTCGTCGACAACGAGTACTCTCGTCATGCCGCAGCGACGTCTGTGAGGGCCTTTCTGACGCTGGGTTCTTCGAACGGTTTCGTGACGTAGCCGTCCGCACCAGCCTTCACGGCGAGTTTCATTTTCTCACGTTGCCCGACACTCGTACACATGATAACGCGGGCGTCCGGATCGATCTTCTTGATCGCCGCGGTCGCCTTGATGCCGTTACACTTGGGCATCACAATATCCATCATGACGATATCGGGGTCGTGTTCTTTGTACAGTTTGACTGCTTCGGCGCCGTTGGACGCCTCTCCGAGAATGCGGTAATCCTGTTCCAAGATCTGGCGCAGTAAGTTCCGCATAAAATGAGAGTCGTCCACGATGAGCACCCCTGTCGACATTCAGTAGTACACCAACCGCTGATAACAATACAACTACCATAAATGCTGTCTCCCGATTATCAGTCATGATAAGTGATATATACGGGACGGGGACGCCACGCAGGCCGCGACATCGTTGACCCCGAAACGCCGGCTCGGTCGCCCTATTCCCGTTGTCCGGACGCCAACAGGAGACGCTCAACGTCGACCACTGGGGTCGCCTCGATGACAATTTCCTGTGGCGATCCCGAATCCGCCGTTCGGTTCGTGTCCCTCTCATCGGCGTCGTCCGTCGCTCCCGCCGCCGCGGACTCGGGTTCGAACGGGGTTCCGTCCGCGTCGCCGGTCCCGTCCGAGATCGACCCCTGCATCGCCGACAGCGCGCTCCCGCCGGCGCCGCGGTCGGCGTCGACTGCGCTCGCGCTCCGCTGGGAGCCGGCGGCGGCCCTACCGGACGCGGCGGGTTTGCGCTCCGTTTCGAAGAGCGCGACCACCAGCGGATGGTCGAGCGCGTCGCCGGCGAGTCGGCTCTCCTCGAGGGTCGTTTCGTCGACGATCTCGTCCTCCGGAACCGCCTCCACGCCGATCACCTCGTCGACGTGGACCGCGGCGGACTGCTGGTCGGACGGCCGGTCGAGCACGAGCAAGCGTTCGCGCCCCGCGGTGGTCTCGCGCTCGACGGTCGGGAAGTGAACTCCCGGATCGACCACGGCCGTGATATCCCCGCGCAGGTCAACCATCCCCTCGATCGCCGGCGGCGCCCGCGGGACGCGCGTGAAGTCGTCGGGAACCTCCGCGAGCGTGCGTACCGCCGTGACCGGTATCGCGAACCGGTGGTCGCCAACTCCGAAGACCACGAACTGCTCGAGTTCCGCCTGCGGCTCGTCCGTCTCGCTACCGTCGCGTTGCCGTCTTTCGTCGGCGTCGTCGATATCGATTCCGAGAAGCTTTTCGGAGAGATCCGGGGTCATGTTCTTGCTCGAGCATCACATTCCAACACTAAAACGTTGACTCCCATCGCCGGAATTCGCCGCCAACGACGCGGAACCGCGGTTCGCGTTTGTTGTTCGGATTTCGACCGAAATCCTTATTTTCACACAGTTAAATTCCGGACCAGTATGGCATCGTCCGTAAACCGAGACCGTGACGGCGATCGGGTCTTCGTACTGACGTTTACCCTTCAAAGAGACCGCTACTGCGTTCGGGCCGCCTCCGTCGACTCCGTCCTCGGGGTCAGCGACGATCAGTCCGTCGCGACGGCCGACGATCCGTGGAACGCCGGGACCGTCTCCGTCGCCGGCGACCGCATTCGAGTCGTCGACCTCCCCCGGGCGTTCACCTCGTCGACCCGGACGATCAACCGGATCGAGACGCCGAAACTGCTCGTCTTTCGGCTGACCGACGCCGATGACGCGTACGTCGGCTGGCTCGTCGACGATGTCGACGTCACGCGAACCGTACGGACGACCGACCTCGAGTCGACGCCGACCGGCGCCCGGACCGCACACGTCAAGGGACGGCTCGAGATCGACGGCGAGGAAGTCCTCTGGCTCGACGAACGAGCGATTCACGGCTGACAATCTTCCGCGGCCGCTCGCCAAAACCGACGTTCCGATAGCAGGGTCCTCGAGCCGGGTCACCCCATGCCCGGCGGCGGGCCGTCGTTCGAATCGTCGTCGATATCGACGTTCAGCCCCATCTCCTCGCGTTCTTTGCGGAGCCGCTTGACCTCCCGATAGTAGTACGCGATTCCGACGCCGCCGATGAGCGCGACGGTGCCGATCAGTCCGATGAACAGGGGGACGTCGCGGCTGAGGTAGTAGTGGACGGAGATTTCGTCCTCGACTTCCTCCCAGTAGAGTCGCTCCTCGTCGTCGACGATCTCCCGCTCGTAGCCGTTGGGGCTGACGTCGCCGAAGAGGAAGTTCGTCGTCCGGTGTCCCTCGGGGAGCCGGACCTCGTAGGAGCCCTCGACGTACGCCGGCAGGCTGAACG containing:
- the cheY gene encoding chemotaxis protein CheY — translated: MSTGVLIVDDSHFMRNLLRQILEQDYRILGEASNGAEAVKLYKEHDPDIVMMDIVMPKCNGIKATAAIKKIDPDARVIMCTSVGQREKMKLAVKAGADGYVTKPFEEPSVRKALTDVAAA
- the cheB gene encoding chemotaxis-specific protein-glutamate methyltransferase CheB; this encodes MTRVLVVDDSGFMRTVIGNALTEAGYEVETATNGSEAIEAVAAYDPDVVTMDVEMPKLGGIDAVERIMATNPTLILMLSVHTEEGTEATLDALERGAVDFLHKPDGADGRTVTDLRDDVVAKVDELADANVSSIALARASASAYATRSNQEAAAGRAVAGSGSDSQGGSGGGPRASPDRPAVGRRADTGTEIDDFPPVELEGEYAADPVVVLGASTGGPKIVERLFSRLPIGLDAKVLVVQHMPAGFTERFADRLDTRSEYDVREASDGESIHPGEAVIAPGDAHLEVRSNVNGRIRVRLDDGERLHGVRPAIDVTMQTAADRVTDPLCGVVLTGMGRDGADGIEAIHAAGGRTIAQDEATSPVFGIPCQAIQTGCVDDITPAPELVAAIVDAFDTDGETDD
- a CDS encoding chemotaxis protein CheW codes for the protein MTPDLSEKLLGIDIDDADERRQRDGSETDEPQAELEQFVVFGVGDHRFAIPVTAVRTLAEVPDDFTRVPRAPPAIEGMVDLRGDITAVVDPGVHFPTVERETTAGRERLLVLDRPSDQQSAAVHVDEVIGVEAVPEDEIVDETTLEESRLAGDALDHPLVVALFETERKPAASGRAAAGSQRSASAVDADRGAGGSALSAMQGSISDGTGDADGTPFEPESAAAGATDDADERDTNRTADSGSPQEIVIEATPVVDVERLLLASGQRE
- a CDS encoding chemotaxis protein CheW, with product MASSVNRDRDGDRVFVLTFTLQRDRYCVRAASVDSVLGVSDDQSVATADDPWNAGTVSVAGDRIRVVDLPRAFTSSTRTINRIETPKLLVFRLTDADDAYVGWLVDDVDVTRTVRTTDLESTPTGARTAHVKGRLEIDGEEVLWLDERAIHG